The DNA sequence CACCTGCTGGGGCCCGGGATCTGGGGAAGGACACCAGCAGCAGTCCCCAGAAAAGGGATCATCTTGGCCCGGTGGGTTCTTCACCCTCACCCACCCTGGACCCAGGCATGAGGTGAGCAGGTAGGGTGTGGTGGGGGCAGAGCTGAGTGAGCAGTTTCTCCTGGTATTTTTCCTCCAGGGTCTGGACGCTGGAGAAGGCAGTGCTGCctgaaaaagacagaaaggggAAGCGCATCACTCGGAGCTCAGGGACAACTTTCACGTGTCACTTCTTCCTGCTTCTGGGAAGAGAAAATGGGGGAAGAGATGGGGCTTGCTCAAATGAGGTCCTACCCAGAACCTCAAGCAGGACGCACCCAGCACCCACTCCCTATCTGAGGGAGGCGGCCCTGGACTACGAATTCAAGGGGGTGGTCAAGGTGAGATTTCTAAGAAAGTtgccctcctcccatcccccacgGGCTGGTGAGAGTTTCACCAAAATTCCCCCACACACCCTGGCTGGAGGCCGCCGGGCCCTCCCTCAGGGAGCTGAGCTTTCAAAATAAAGTTTGCTGAGAGCCTCGCTCCGCGGGACTGCCCCGGCGCCCCCGGCACGGAAGCGGCCTGGAGGTGGGGGCGCGCCCGGGGCAGCCCGCGCGCGCGGCGCCCGCCGCCCGAGCGCAGCCCGCCAGCCCGACTGGGGAGGGCGGCCCGCGCCGCCGAGGGGCGCGGGGAGGGGGGCGCGCTCGAGCCGCGGGCCGGGCCGCGCGCGCGCCGCCGCTCGGGCTCCTTTGTTCTGGGGCCTCCGCCACTCGGCTCTGGCGGCTTCgcagcccccgcccccgccctgcCACCCCCGCCCGGCTCCACCGCACAGCGCCCCGCAGCACCCCAGTCCGGCCCCCTGCACCGGAGGAGCGGCCCCCCGCCGGCTCCGGgccgccccctccccctcccccgggcCGGGCCCCCAGCGCCTCCCGCCGCCCCTCCCCCACTCCGGAGCCGGAAAGGCACCGACTGCACCGACCTGCCCGCCGCCTCCGGGGCGGAGCGCACAAAGGGGCAAAGTTTCCCggcccgcgccgccgccgccaccaccgtcgcggccgccgccgccgccgcctgggGCGCCCGCCTCCCGGAGCGCCCGGCCCGACCGAACTCGGCGCGCGGAGCCCCCCGCCCGGGCCGAGGAGGGGACGGcgcaggaggaaggaagaggcagcggcggccgcggcggcagcagcagcaatgAAGGCGTCCGCGGGACTCCCCGCCCCCCGCGCACCGCGGCACGTGCTCGCCCGGGGACTCCCCCGCCCGGGAGGGCGCACACGTGCGGCCCCGGCGAGCCCCGCCGGCCCTGCCGAGCCCCGGGCCGGGCGAGAGGGGGGTGTTTCCCGCGGAGGGGAGGGGTCGGGCGGGCGGCCTGCGAGCGGCTTGGGGCAGGCTCCGGCCCGGCCGCCGCTTCTCTGCacctgcagtggctcccacccACGCGGTCGGCCCTCCCGGGACACGGCCGCCCCCTTCGGGCTGGCCACCCTCGCCCTCCGGCGGGGCTGCAGCCGGGGCCGGCGAGGCGGGGTGGGGCACGCGGACCTTCCAACCTAGGCCCTCGGCCGAGCCGCGTTCGGTGTCCCCACTTCCTGCCACTCCCTGCGGGCCAGATCGGTCCGGGACGGCCCCGGCGCTCCTGGGAGGCCTGAGCGCCGGGCCCGACTGATCCCCCTGTCCCAGCTGGCGCTGGCTCATTCCGAAGCAGGACAATGGGGGACATCGCGCGTTTGCGTACCGAGTCAGCCTGGCCGGCAAGAAGGGGTTGCTCGGGGGCAGAGGCTAAGGGCACCCTCGCAGGGGTCACGGCCGAATGCCCTGTCCAGGTGGACCCCACGGCCCTGCCATCGCCAGCCTCCCCCGCGCCGCGCTCGGCTCTTTCGCGTCGAAAACAAAGACTAATCCGATACCCCCGCCCTGCCTCCCGGAGGAGGGGGAACGGGCGCGTCGCGGAGGGTAACTGAGGAGGACAGCGTTCAGGAGGGGCTCGGACAGCCTCGAGGGGGCCGTGGCGCGACTGAGCCCTAAAACCCGGCGCAGACACTTTGAAGAGTCACCCTGGGCTATGTTCCAGGCAGGGGGTAAGGGGCAAGGCTCAGGAATATTTCCAAGTTGCCAAACTGCCCGTTCTCTCTGCTGCTTTTTTCCCTCACCTGTTGTGCAGGCCAAGTTGAAATTCCAGGTTAGATTAATTCAGCCCCACCCATCTGGCCTGACTGCCAGGCTGTTGCCTGCAACTGCTTTCCACCTACCTGGGTTGCAGGGGAGCAGGGTGGGTCTCTGAGACACACGCGCATACACACTTGGGCGAGTCCTGGCAGAAACAGCCACAGGACGGACTGGCCTGACCAGTTTGGGCGGTGCTCACGGAACCAGGTACCTGGCAGGCGTCGCCGCCCGGCTGCAGCTAACAACTCAGCCAGAACTGGAAAATGAGCATTCGGCCGGctatttagaaagaaagaaaaaaaagtaactgatCTAAAGTAGCGCTGTCCAGAAAGAAAGCCCTAGGCGGTAAAGCAGCCCGGGTTCTGTCTGGAACTTCCCTCTGATTTTGACAGCCTGCTCCAGGGTCCAGGTTGTCAGAGAGGGAGTGCCTGGGGGTGAACATGGCTGCAATATCTGCTTCCTACCATGGCCTTGGGGAGGAATGAAGAGTTTCTGTTAAGGGTGGTAAGACTAGAACCGAGACGAAAAACCAAGGGAGTGTAATTTTCAAACAGGGGAACAGGTTGTAGAGTCGTAAttgtttttgatatatttttaataagtaacttttaataaaaaatgcGTATAATGAAAACGTGGAAAATACAGATACTAGAGGGGAAGAATCACCAAATTACAACCATATTTAACCATTTGCTACATTTCCTTGTAGCCTTTCCTATTTGTGGATTTACTCACACTAAGTATACAATTTGCCATCCTCTTTTAACTTAACATTGTACCATAGGCATTTCCCTATTTGGTATATACAGTTTTCAGAAAGTGTGACAGTGAGGTGAAGAAGATGGCTCAGGAGCCAGAGGACTCTGGCTTCCAAACCTGAATCTGCCACTTAAAACAGTGTGACCTTGGACTAGGTACTCCATCTTCGAGGGAATCCAAGTAAAGGACTTAATATAGGGCTCAATGAATGACAACAACTAATATTATTTAATCCATATGACAACcttgtgaggtaggtactatcatcaaacccattttatggataagaaaacgttaaataacttgcccaagatcactcaGCTAGTACGTTGTGGACTTTCCGAGGAGCCCAGCAGCCGTCCTCTGGTATTCTGTCTGGGTAAATGGCACCAGCAAGTTACTGTGTCATTTACTCTTCACCAGCAATCTATGAGAGGGTCATTTCATAAAGCCCTCTCGTTTAGGTAACTGGGTGAATGCTGGTGCCATTCACCATGACAAAATGCGAAAGGAAGGATGCCTGGGAATGCGGACATCCGTGTGGAGGTGAGTGTGCAACTGAGGGGATGAGGCCTGGGCTTGAAAGAGATTTGGGCCCCATCAGCGAGCAGACAGCGAGGCCTCAGGTGTGGAGGAGCTCATCGGGGGTGGACATGGGAGTGCGAGGAAAAGGCTGCCAGGACAGAGCCCCAAAGAATACCAGCCCATGAGGGACAGGAGCTGAGAAGGGGCCACCAGAGAGGTTGGAGGGAACCCAGGCAGGCTAGAGAGCTGCCTGTCAaatcttcccagcctctggaacctTACACTTTCGGCAGTCCTGTTGCTCATCGTTCTGCCTGGGGAAAACCCTTCCCACCCCACCCGTTCTCAGCTACCCCTTGTACCTGCCAAATTCCCACTCATCCTGCAAGTCATAAGTGCCAGTTCTTCCATGAAACCTTCTCCAGCTGCTCAGACGATTCCAGAGCCCCACCCACTCTCCCTCCACAGAAGTTTGACTCTCCCTCCCTAGGAACAGTTATCTCATCGTTGCTGGGCACTGGAATGGTTTGCATGTTTCCTTCTCAGTTACTACAAACTCCTGGAGGGCTAGCACGCTGGCTTTCACCTCATAACCCTAGACCTAGCACCCAACCACTGTGTTGAATGAAGAGATGAGATGAGTAGAACCTGATGAATGACAGACCTCAATAACACTGAAGACCCATAGGCTTCCATAGACTTCTTTCCTGCCTGCTTTACGACTTGCACAAACTGGTCAGGGGCGCCCAAGATAAAACAGCCTAAATCCGTCAGGTCCTGCCTTCTGGTTCTCCAGTCTCCTGGGCTGCTGCGGCTATTCCCTATTCACACTGCGCTCAGGGCAGGAGAGCAGTGGGGGTGTGCGTGGGGACGG is a window from the Macaca mulatta isolate MMU2019108-1 chromosome 13, T2T-MMU8v2.0, whole genome shotgun sequence genome containing:
- the LOC144333727 gene encoding uncharacterized protein LOC144333727 isoform X2; this encodes MSQRQLGQGDQSGPALRPPRSAGAVPDRSGPQGVAGSGDTERGSAEGLGWKVRVPHPASPAPAAAPPEGEGGQPEGGGRVPGGPTAWGRRGSPGPHVCALPGGGVPGRARAAVRGGRGVPRTPSLLLLPPRPPLPLPSSCAVPSSARAGGSARRVRSGRALREAGAPGGGGGGRDGGGGGGAGRETLPLCALRPGGGGQAALPSPASRPWRKNTRRNCSLSSAPTTPYLLTSCLGPGWVRVKNPPGQDDPFSGDCCWCPSPDPGPQQVGEWPPTEPDQTAAEEVKRG
- the LOC144333727 gene encoding uncharacterized protein LOC144333727 isoform X1, which gives rise to MSPIVLLRNEPAPAGTGGSVGPGAQASQERRGRPGPIWPAGSGRKWGHRTRLGRGPRLEGPRAPPRLAGPGCSPAGGRGWPARRGRPCPGRADRVGGSHCRCREAAAGPEPAPSRSQAARPTPPLRGKHPPLARPGARQGRRGSPGPHVCALPGGGVPGRARAAVRGGRGVPRTPSLLLLPPRPPLPLPSSCAVPSSARAGGSARRVRSGRALREAGAPGGGGGGRDGGGGGGAGRETLPLCALRPGGGGQAALPSPASRPWRKNTRRNCSLSSAPTTPYLLTSCLGPGWVRVKNPPGQDDPFSGDCCWCPSPDPGPQQVGEWPPTEPDQTAAEEVKRG